A stretch of Pseudomonas oryzicola DNA encodes these proteins:
- a CDS encoding OprD family porin has protein sequence MYKSSLALAVALGVLAQQAGAAGFVEDSKLSLSSRTMYFNNDNREDHAKPGAERPDQRESGQGFKLDYISGFTQGTVGFGVDAQALWGIHLDGGEGYHKSGFFPDDGKGSAAQWARFGANAKARFSKTEAHFGSALAPNLPILVSNDGRLLPQTFEGGTIQSKEIDNLTINAGQLTHAMGRASSNRTGLSVAGSNAESNKFRYGGLDYKLTPDLTLQYYYSNLEDFYKQHFLGATHVFKIADDQSFKTDLRYFDSSSDGKNGNDSAYNFNNNGGYAKNTGEIDNKTWSAMFTYTLGGHALMVGHQQVGDDGGFVWLNQGSLSNDSGTSEGAGGSSFYLFTDSMINQFARAGENTTFGQYSYDFAALGVPGLKASLAYLRGDDIRNKSGNGTYNEWERDARIDYTLQEGTFKGLGFSLRQGVYRGSGESSADQDQARFIVNYTYSFL, from the coding sequence ATGTACAAGTCCAGCCTGGCCCTGGCCGTGGCATTGGGGGTTCTCGCCCAGCAAGCAGGCGCTGCCGGTTTCGTTGAAGACAGCAAACTGTCGCTCAGCTCGCGCACCATGTACTTCAACAACGACAACCGTGAAGATCACGCCAAACCGGGTGCAGAGCGTCCGGACCAGCGTGAGTCGGGCCAAGGCTTCAAGCTCGACTACATCTCGGGCTTTACCCAAGGCACCGTAGGCTTCGGTGTTGATGCCCAGGCGCTGTGGGGTATTCACCTGGATGGCGGCGAGGGTTACCACAAGTCCGGCTTCTTCCCGGATGACGGCAAAGGTTCCGCCGCCCAGTGGGCCCGTTTCGGTGCCAATGCCAAGGCGCGCTTCTCCAAGACCGAAGCGCATTTCGGTAGCGCGCTCGCACCGAACCTGCCGATCCTGGTTTCCAACGATGGTCGTCTGCTGCCACAAACCTTCGAGGGTGGCACCATCCAGTCGAAGGAAATCGACAACCTGACCATCAACGCCGGTCAGCTGACCCATGCCATGGGCCGTGCTTCGAGCAACCGTACCGGTCTGTCTGTTGCCGGTTCCAATGCCGAAAGCAACAAGTTCCGCTACGGCGGCCTGGACTACAAGCTCACTCCAGACCTGACCCTGCAGTACTACTACTCGAACCTGGAAGACTTCTACAAGCAGCACTTCCTGGGCGCCACCCACGTGTTCAAGATCGCTGACGACCAGTCGTTCAAGACCGACCTGCGCTACTTCGACAGCAGCAGCGACGGCAAGAATGGCAACGACAGCGCTTACAACTTCAACAACAACGGTGGCTATGCCAAGAACACCGGCGAGATCGACAACAAGACCTGGTCGGCCATGTTCACCTATACCCTGGGTGGCCACGCGCTGATGGTCGGTCACCAGCAGGTGGGCGACGACGGCGGCTTCGTATGGTTGAACCAGGGTAGCCTGAGCAACGACAGCGGCACCTCGGAAGGCGCTGGTGGTTCCAGCTTCTACCTGTTCACCGACAGCATGATCAACCAGTTCGCTCGTGCTGGCGAAAACACCACTTTCGGTCAGTACTCCTATGACTTCGCGGCCCTGGGTGTGCCAGGCCTGAAGGCATCGCTTGCTTATCTGCGTGGTGACGATATCCGCAACAAGTCGGGCAACGGCACCTACAACGAATGGGAACGCGATGCGCGCATCGACTACACCCTTCAGGAAGGCACCTTCAAAGGCCTGGGCTTCAGCCTGCGCCAAGGCGTCTACCGTGGGTCCGGCGAGAGCAGCGCCGACCAGGATCAGGCTCGTTTCATCGTGAACTACACTTACAGCTTCCTGTAA